The following are encoded together in the Montipora foliosa isolate CH-2021 chromosome 12, ASM3666993v2, whole genome shotgun sequence genome:
- the LOC137979691 gene encoding uncharacterized protein, with the protein MEICKVRFIMVAITFLMFSAVVYADPFSDAFKKVNAAKPHINYKTFCKEIAPGGEEKLACRIKAVPSIGFLVCKNTSLYGTPCLQVIQDEVRNIGIIKKAGINTVGLSPKPSQEIIEGVKCGLEKSVECSGFLEEWVPYGTGRFEHIRDSIVRHNVPDLIAEVIKYTVQNLKNSARDLDKIIAYMQDGTYRQICDLQGFFLTKGGFKVNDVPQIRERMGLRDRCDTDHPTEREPTTEEVLDALEQMSKAFKKHGFKKAFKKELVSMFKSKRRLST; encoded by the coding sequence ATGGAAATATGCAAAGTCCGTTTCATCATGGTGGCCATAACATTTCTTATGTTCTCAGCAGTGGTATATGCAGATCCATTCTCTGATGCTTTTAAAAAGGTCAATGCAGCAAAGCCCCACATCAATTATAAAACCTTTTGCAAAGAAATAGCACCCGGGGGTGAGGAAAAACTTGCTTGCCGCATCAAAGCTGTACCATCCATTGGGTTTTTGGTTTGTAAGAATACGTCGCTTTACGGAACACCATGCCTACAAGTAATTCAAGATGAAGTAAGAAACATTGGCATTATTAAGAAGGCAGGTATCAACACGGTGGGGCTTTCTCCAAAACCGAGCCAAGAAATCATCGAAGGTGTTAAATGCGGCCTCGAGAAGAGTGTTGAATGCAGTGGTTTTCTGGAAGAGTGGGTGCCCTATGGAACTGGACGATTCGAACATATTCGGGACAGCATTGTTCGTCACAATGTTCCTGATTTGATTGCTGAGGTGATTAAATACACggttcaaaatttgaagaactCTGCTCGTGATCTGGACAAAATCATAGCGTATATGCAAGACGGGACATACCGCCAGATTTGTGACCTGCAGGGCTTCTTCCTGACGAAAGGGGGTTTCAAAGTGAATGATGTTCCCCAGATCAGAGAGAGAATGGGTCTAAGAGATAGATGCGACACTGACCATCCTACCGAAAGAGAACCTACGACGGAGGAAGTCCTTGATGCCTTGGAGCAGATGAGTAAGGCATTTAAAAAGCATGGTTTCAAGAAAGCTTTTAAAAAAGAGCTGGTGTCCATGTTTAAATCCAAAAGGAGACTGTCAACATAA
- the LOC137979693 gene encoding uncharacterized protein, whose amino-acid sequence MEICKVRFIMVAITFLMFSAVVYADPFSDAFKKVNAAKPHINYKAFCKEIAPGGEEKLACRIKAVPSIGFLVCKNTSLYGTPCLQVIQDEVRNIGIIKKAGINTVGLSPKPSQEIIEGVKCGLEKSVECSGFLEEWVPYGTGRFEHIRDSIVRHNVTDLIAEVIKYTVQNLKNSARDLDKIIAYMQDGKYRQICDLQGFFLTKGGFKVNDVPQIRERIGLRDRCDTDHPTEREPTTEEVLDALEQMSKAFKKHGFKKAFNKKLVSMFKSKRRLST is encoded by the coding sequence ATGGAAATATGCAAAGTCCGTTTCATCATGGTGGCCATAACATTTCTTATGTTCTCAGCAGTGGTATATGCAGATCCATTCTCTGATGCTTTTAAAAAGGTCAATGCAGCAAAGCCCCACATCAATTATAAAGCCTTTTGCAAAGAAATAGCACCCGGGGGTGAGGAAAAACTTGCTTGCCGCATCAAAGCTGTACCATCCATTGGGTTTTTGGTTTGTAAGAATACGTCGCTTTACGGAACACCATGCCTACAAGTAATTCAAGATGAAGTAAGAAACATTGGCATTATTAAGAAGGCAGGTATCAACACGGTGGGGCTTTCTCCAAAACCGAGCCAAGAAATCATCGAAGGTGTTAAATGCGGCCTCGAGAAGAGTGTTGAATGCAGTGGTTTTCTGGAAGAGTGGGTGCCCTATGGAACTGGACGATTCGAACATATTCGGGACAGCATTGTTCGTCACAATGTTACTGATTTGATTGCTGAGGTGATTAAATACACggttcaaaatttgaagaactCTGCTCGTGATCTGGACAAAATCATAGCGTATATGCAAGACGGGAAATACCGCCAGATTTGTGACCTGCAGGGCTTCTTCCTGACGAAAGGGGGTTTCAAAGTGAATGATGTTCCCCAGATCAGAGAGCGAATTGGTTTAAGAGATAGATGCGACACTGACCATCCTACCGAAAGAGAACCTACGACCGAGGAGGTCCTTGATGCCTTGGAGCAGATGAGTAAGGCATTTAAAAAGCATGGTTTCAAGAAAGCTTTTAATAAAAAGCTGGTGTCCATGTTTAAATCCAAAAGGAGACTGTCAACATAA